The region TTTTCTTCGTATATTATAATTTCAGACATAAGTCGTACAATCTCTTCAATATGTACGATTAATATATCTATAAAGATTATCGGACACAAGAGCTTTTTTTACCACGGCAAATCCAAAAGAGCAAAAATTTGTTGCACGAACAAATGAATTGGGTTAGAAAGGGGGTGGTTATGGCGGCATGATGCAAAATTTTTTTGCTCTAAGTGGTTCCATTAAATGGCGCAGAGGGTGGCTCCATTACGTGGCGCTCGACAAGTATCAAGTACCTCTTCTGGGGGGCCGCATAGCTCACCAGTATTGTATGCGTATTGCGGAGAACGTGAACGGTCGACTCAAGACTCTCAGGTTATATTTTTACACGTTTTTTAGATCCGAGACCATGGACTTTGTGCTCATTTTGTGAGAGGGTCAGGTGACTGTCGAGGGTTAATCAATGGCGCCTCAATTTACCGGACCTCGGCGCCTTTACTCCGCGCTCGGCAGTTTTTCAGCTTGTACTGCTGCCGGTCAGAATGATAGCCAGAAGAAAGATAATAGTCTGTAGCATCACGGTACTCCCAGAGCAAGGTTGACTTGTAGAAACGACGTCCTTAGATGCAGGTCTTGTGGATTTCAGAGGATTTTGGAGAGATTGGGGGTTGACCCAGATGGTTCGCAACAACTCAGTGTCAAAAGGAGCGCATTCAGTGTCAATTGCGACCACAAGTGGGAATGGGGTTTTATCATCTCGATTGAATTTGAAAACGATTGTGGCACACGGGTGCGAATATATTTATATTATGATGTTGACGGAGAAATAAAGCCCACAACTGAGCACCTTGGCTTTCTCTTATGGTGCAAATCCAATTACCAGAAATTCATTCCGCCCTATGTTGATTTTGGCAAGTTCCTCGCCAGTGATTTTCCTTACCTTCAACAATCTTTACCAGTCTTCACTATCAAAAATAATACCACACCCAAAACCTACTAACGACGCCTACTGAGCGATCACGAACAACAAAACAATTCCCTACAAAAATAATTAATTGTTTAAAACGAGAAAAATCTATCAGAGTTAGTCAGCATTCTCAGTAAGATTCAGAATATTTTTTCCAGGTCCTGATTGCTCAGAGATATTTTCTATATTTGCAGAACAATTTTCCGCCGCAAAGCAAAACAACTGCATAAACAATACCGCTGGTAAAAGGTAAAATCTTTTCATTTTCTATCTTCTCCATAAACTGAGGGGACAACCACCCCCGCTCCCGGGCATTTTAATCTTTGCCACCTAGAAAGGCAAGAGAATATAATAACCGGGGTTGAGAGGTTTGCCTAACTTACTGACATTGGAGGGGGATATATTTGTTTTTTCAAGCTCTGATACGGCTTTCCTGACGTTCGGATGATGAGGGGGATAAAAATTCTTGAAAATTCTCAAGGCTTTTTCCAATAACTCTTTTTTTTCTGCACCTTCTAGAGTTAATGCCAGATTGGCTATGGCCATCGCGGTCGTGGGATGATTGTCACCATAGGACCGTTGAATTGTTTTGAGTGATTGCCGCAAAAGCTTTCTTGCTTTATGAACGTATCCAAGTAATCGGTAGACATTTCCTAGATTTGCAGATACGATAGCAGTAAATAAGTGATCATTTCCGTATTTTATTTTAAGATTATTAATAGAGTTTAAGAACATTTTCTTACTTTGCAAAAAATCATCAGAAACAGCGTGGACAATTCCCATACGAGCAATTAGGATAGAAATCCAGGCATTTGTCTTGTTGGGAGCTTCTTCGAGAAATCTTGAAGCGTCATGCAAAAGACGCTTACTTTCGGACATCTTGTCCATTGCAACACAAGCCAGAGCTAAATTTGCCATTGAAAGCGCGGTCCAAATATGACTGTCTCCATGTAGTTGTCTTCTTATTTTTAAGGCATTTCGAAAATGTTTCTCACTTTCTTCCAAATGATCTAAATCATAATGAATAAATCCTAAAAGGATCTGATTGTATGCCAGACTAGAAATTGATGTAGGACTTTGGAAATTTATTTGTAGCGCATGCTCTAGTGTTTTTTTTCCTTTTTCCCTATCACCTAGCACATAACTAATCCAACCTAGCATATATAACACCTGAGCAGTTTCAACGTGATTGTCTCCATAATGTTTCTGATAGAACTTGAGTGCCTGGGAAAGTAAGTTTCTTACCGTATTAAAATCTCCTAACAACATGTAAGATAGGCCATATCGAAAAAATGCATGTGCTGTTTTTGGATGTTCTTTTCCGTAGGTTTTTTCACTAATTGACACAACTTTTTTTAAAACTTCTAGCTTTTTTAAGCTTTTTCCTAAATGATGATACACAGAACTCAATAAATTTAAAATTTGCAGATTGGTTGGATGATTTTGATCATACAAAGATTCATTGAGCTTTAAAGCTTCTTCTAAGATATATTCTGCTTTGTGGGGCTCATTTAAAATACGATAGGTAAGAGCATAGAAAGAAACCCGATCTGCATCCGAAGTAAAGGAGCTTACTTCTTGCAAGAATTTTTCTAGCTGAGGTATTGTTTGATTTATTAAATTGCGTTCT is a window of Pseudomonadota bacterium DNA encoding:
- a CDS encoding tetratricopeptide repeat protein — encoded protein: KISGDDISIHRLVSGWLKDKLDQEQKLRYLKKMQTAIEKIYPRKIAGSDISNKERNLINQTIPQLEKFLQEVSSFTSDADRVSFYALTYRILNEPHKAEYILEEALKLNESLYDQNHPTNLQILNLLSSVYHHLGKSLKKLEVLKKVVSISEKTYGKEHPKTAHAFFRYGLSYMLLGDFNTVRNLLSQALKFYQKHYGDNHVETAQVLYMLGWISYVLGDREKGKKTLEHALQINFQSPTSISSLAYNQILLGFIHYDLDHLEESEKHFRNALKIRRQLHGDSHIWTALSMANLALACVAMDKMSESKRLLHDASRFLEEAPNKTNAWISILIARMGIVHAVSDDFLQSKKMFLNSINNLKIKYGNDHLFTAIVSANLGNVYRLLGYVHKARKLLRQSLKTIQRSYGDNHPTTAMAIANLALTLEGAEKKELLEKALRIFKNFYPPHHPNVRKAVSELEKTNISPSNVSKLGKPLNPGYYILLPF